The Ranitomeya imitator isolate aRanImi1 chromosome 8, aRanImi1.pri, whole genome shotgun sequence genome window below encodes:
- the TSPAN1 gene encoding tetraspanin-1: MSCFTCIKVLMVLFNLAIFLAGGTLLGVGIWVSVDSGSFLKIFGTIPNNVATQFVNVGYFLIAIGALLLILGFLGCCGAQKESKCLLITFFCIVLIIFIAEVAGAVVALVYSSVAESFLTSVLTPVLQKDYGENKDVTKIWDNMMSELKCCGLSNYSDFNNSTFVQSHGQYPEPCCNTTSTPCTMQMAQASHKPGCMQQIVDLLKSNAAIVGGVAAGICALELAAMVVSMYLYCKIDKEGSIH; the protein is encoded by the exons ATGAGCTGCTTCACTTGTATCAAAGTCCTGATGGTTCTCTTCAACCTGGCCATATTT TTGGCCGGGGGCACGCTGCTGGGGGTCGGTATCTGGGTGAGTGTGGACAGCGGCTCCTTTCTGAAGATCTTCGGCACGATCCCGAATAACGTGGCCACTCAGTTCGTCAATGTCGGCTACTTCCTGATCGCCATCGGGGCGCTGCTGCTGATCCTTGGCTTCCTGGGCTGCTGCGGAGCGCAGAAGGAGAGCAAGTGTCTGCTGATAACG TTCTTCTGCATCGTGCTGATCATCTTCATTGCGGAGGTCGCGGGTGCGGTGGTCGCTCTCGTTTATTCCTCTGTG GCGGAGTCCTTCCTGACTTCAGTCCTGACTCCGGTTCTACAGAAAGACTATGGAGAAAATAAGGATGTGACGAAGATCTGGGACAACATGATGTCTGAG CTGAAGTGTTGTGGACTGAGCAACTACAGTGACTTCAATAATTCTACATTTGTGCAATCACACGGGCAATACCCAGAACCGTGCTGCAACACCACCAGCACCCCGTGCACTATGCAGATGGCACAGGCCAGCCACAAACCG GGCTGCATGCAACAAATCGTGGACCTGCTGAAGTCAAATGCCGCCATCGTGGGTGGAGTGGCCGCAGGGATCTGTGCGCTGGAG CTGGCTGCCATGGTCGTGTCCATGTACTTGTACTGCAAGATCGACAAGGAGGGCTCCATCCACTGA